A stretch of Myxococcus hansupus DNA encodes these proteins:
- the hemG gene encoding protoporphyrinogen oxidase encodes MHHMPRTHGMNVAVVGGGISGLAVAHRLRSRGTDAVLLETSGRLGGAVGTHARDGYLVEQGPNSFLDREPATRELAAALNLEGRIRVADPLAKRRYVYTRGRLRSVPSSPPAFLASDILPLGARLRVAGELFSGRAPTGIDESLAEFGRRHLGRTATQVLLDAVQTGIYAGDVEQLSVAATFPMLVDLERKHRSLILGAIRAQQVQRRALSAGGTPKLSGALSTFDGGLQVLIDALATSLGDAAHVGAQVECLTRVDGGWKLMVEERGQRAELSASQVVLAVPAHVAAELLRPLDDALAAQVARIDYAPIAVVHLGFDAGTLPAPDGFGFLVPSGEKRRLLGAIHASTTFPFRVEGGRVLYTCMVGGARQPELVRQDEAALAALALEELRALAGVTAQPTFTQVYRWQRGIPQYNVGHLERMAGIDAALQRWPGLHLAGNAYKGIGLNDCIRNAARLADALTDEESVRK; translated from the coding sequence ATGCACCACATGCCGAGGACACACGGAATGAATGTCGCCGTCGTGGGAGGTGGGATTTCGGGGTTGGCCGTCGCGCATCGTTTGCGTTCGCGCGGTACGGATGCCGTGCTTCTGGAGACCTCCGGCCGTCTTGGAGGCGCGGTGGGCACGCATGCGCGTGACGGCTACCTGGTGGAGCAGGGCCCCAACAGCTTCCTGGACCGCGAGCCGGCCACGCGGGAACTCGCGGCGGCATTGAACCTGGAAGGTCGAATCCGGGTGGCGGACCCGTTGGCGAAGCGTCGCTATGTCTACACGCGTGGGCGACTCCGGTCGGTGCCGTCCTCGCCGCCCGCGTTTCTCGCATCGGACATTCTTCCGCTGGGCGCGCGGCTGCGTGTCGCGGGTGAACTGTTCTCCGGCCGCGCCCCCACGGGCATCGATGAATCACTGGCCGAGTTCGGCCGCCGTCACCTTGGACGCACCGCCACGCAGGTGCTGCTCGACGCGGTGCAGACGGGCATCTACGCGGGCGACGTGGAGCAGCTCAGCGTCGCCGCCACGTTCCCCATGCTGGTGGACCTGGAGCGCAAGCACCGCAGCCTCATCCTGGGCGCCATCCGCGCGCAGCAGGTCCAACGCCGGGCCCTCTCCGCGGGCGGCACGCCGAAGCTGAGCGGCGCGTTGAGCACGTTCGACGGTGGACTCCAGGTGCTCATCGACGCGCTGGCCACGTCGCTGGGGGACGCGGCGCACGTGGGCGCTCAGGTGGAATGCCTGACGCGCGTGGACGGCGGGTGGAAGTTGATGGTCGAGGAGCGCGGCCAGCGCGCGGAGCTGAGCGCATCCCAGGTGGTGCTGGCGGTGCCCGCGCATGTCGCGGCGGAGCTGCTCCGGCCCTTGGATGACGCGCTCGCGGCGCAGGTGGCGCGCATCGACTATGCGCCCATCGCCGTGGTGCACCTGGGCTTCGACGCGGGGACGCTGCCCGCGCCAGACGGCTTCGGCTTCCTGGTGCCCTCGGGCGAAAAGCGGCGGCTGCTGGGCGCCATCCATGCGTCCACCACCTTCCCCTTCCGCGTCGAGGGCGGGCGCGTGCTCTACACGTGCATGGTGGGCGGCGCGCGGCAGCCGGAGCTGGTGCGGCAGGACGAAGCGGCGCTCGCGGCCCTGGCGCTCGAGGAGCTGCGCGCCCTGGCGGGCGTGACGGCGCAGCCCACCTTCACGCAGGTCTACCGCTGGCAGCGCGGCATCCCCCAGTACAACGTGGGGCACCTGGAACGGATGGCCGGCATCGACGCGGCGCTTCAACGCTGGCCCGGGCTGCACCTCGCGGGAAACGCGTACAAGGGCATTGGCCTCAACGACTGCATTCGCAACGCAGCGCGGCTCGCGGATGCCCTCACGGACGAGGAAAGCGTTCGGAAATAG
- a CDS encoding LytR/AlgR family response regulator transcription factor — MSSSLRVLIADDELLARKRLSRLLTAIPDTEVCGEAADADAVLAAVRAGGVDVVLLDIHMPGLSGLDALALMPEDGPRVILCTAHAEHAVQAFEHGAVDYVLKPVEPARLQKALERVRSRGTAMQQVNSATKAPAAAVPRSLGRLPIPTRQGIVLVDTESISHAALEDELVTVFTTQGDFLTDFTLNELVEKLPSEHFHRVHRRALLNLTHVARLEPLDTGGYLARTLRGHGVEVSRQSARELRRMLGLRRGTEDEG, encoded by the coding sequence ATGAGTTCCTCTTTGCGCGTGCTCATCGCCGACGATGAACTGCTCGCGCGCAAACGCCTGTCGCGGCTGTTGACCGCGATTCCGGACACGGAGGTGTGTGGTGAAGCCGCGGACGCCGACGCCGTGCTCGCCGCGGTGCGCGCGGGCGGCGTGGACGTGGTGCTGCTGGACATCCACATGCCCGGACTCAGCGGACTGGATGCGCTGGCCCTGATGCCGGAGGACGGGCCTCGCGTCATCCTCTGCACCGCGCACGCCGAGCATGCCGTGCAGGCCTTCGAGCATGGCGCGGTGGATTATGTGCTCAAGCCCGTGGAGCCCGCGCGACTGCAGAAAGCGCTGGAGCGTGTGCGCTCACGCGGCACCGCCATGCAGCAGGTGAACAGCGCGACGAAGGCGCCCGCCGCCGCCGTGCCCCGGAGCCTGGGGCGCCTGCCCATTCCCACGCGACAGGGCATCGTCCTGGTGGACACGGAGAGCATCTCCCACGCGGCGTTGGAGGACGAGCTGGTGACGGTGTTCACCACGCAGGGCGACTTCCTCACCGACTTCACGCTCAACGAGTTGGTGGAGAAGCTGCCCTCGGAGCACTTCCACCGCGTCCATCGCCGCGCGCTGCTCAACCTCACGCACGTCGCGCGGCTGGAGCCGCTGGACACGGGGGGCTATCTGGCGCGCACCCTTCGAGGCCATGGCGTGGAGGTGAGCCGCCAGTCCGCGCGCGAGCTGCGGCGCATGCTGGGACTGCGGCGAGGGACTGAAGACGAGGGGTGA
- a CDS encoding sensor histidine kinase, translating into MLEISEGSIVRATLRALVEPRRLLPILVVSVALIAAQVRFSEPPSAFALGILMCLLFVAVAPVSYRVLFPEGLDFSHGGIRFLLYATVGSGVVLTSGFVVPKLLQLGPTFLTQPTNLAVCGALFLVGGWGLGRDIGFEESLTRERARAARFALEAEQAQLLALRSHLDPHFLFNTLNAIAEWCREDGAVAEAAVLRLSTMLRSVLAGVRSATWPLEQELELVRTLFDLHLLRDPELFQLSMNVAPGVGQVPVPPLVLLPLAENAVKHGPAAGHRGPLTLDVVSHGDGLEVAIENPGRSQGPREGSAGLPTVERRLALAYGGAARLVIESDDARTRVAVTLPRAGPQPGVLT; encoded by the coding sequence ATGCTCGAAATCTCCGAGGGCTCCATCGTCCGCGCCACCCTGCGGGCCCTCGTGGAGCCCCGGCGGCTCTTGCCCATCCTCGTCGTCTCCGTCGCGTTGATCGCCGCGCAGGTGCGCTTCAGTGAGCCGCCCTCCGCGTTCGCGCTGGGCATCCTGATGTGCCTGCTCTTCGTCGCGGTGGCGCCGGTCTCCTACCGCGTCCTCTTTCCCGAAGGACTGGACTTCAGCCACGGCGGCATTCGCTTCCTCCTCTACGCCACCGTGGGCAGCGGCGTGGTGCTCACCTCCGGCTTCGTGGTGCCCAAGCTCCTGCAACTGGGCCCCACCTTCCTCACCCAGCCCACCAACCTCGCCGTCTGCGGCGCGCTCTTCCTGGTGGGCGGCTGGGGCCTGGGCCGAGACATCGGCTTCGAGGAGAGCCTCACCCGGGAGCGCGCCCGCGCCGCGCGCTTCGCGCTGGAGGCGGAGCAAGCGCAGCTCCTGGCGCTGCGCAGCCACCTGGACCCGCACTTCCTCTTCAACACGCTCAACGCCATCGCGGAGTGGTGCCGCGAGGACGGCGCCGTGGCGGAGGCCGCGGTGCTGCGCCTGTCGACGATGCTCCGCTCGGTGCTCGCGGGCGTGCGCAGCGCCACGTGGCCCCTGGAGCAGGAGCTGGAGCTTGTCCGCACCCTCTTCGACCTGCACCTGCTGCGAGACCCCGAGCTCTTCCAGCTTTCGATGAACGTCGCGCCGGGCGTGGGACAGGTCCCCGTTCCGCCGCTGGTGTTGCTGCCACTGGCGGAGAACGCCGTGAAACACGGCCCCGCCGCCGGGCATCGCGGCCCCCTCACCTTGGACGTCGTGTCCCACGGTGATGGCCTGGAGGTCGCCATCGAGAATCCGGGCCGCTCCCAAGGTCCCCGGGAGGGAAGCGCGGGCCTGCCCACCGTGGAGCGCCGGCTCGCCCTGGCCTACGGCGGCGCGGCGCGGCTCGTGATTGAAAGTGATGACGCTCGCACCCGTGTCGCGGTCACCCTGCCCCGGGCCGGCCCTCAACCTGGAGTCCTCACATGA
- a CDS encoding TolB family protein: MASSLALAACGGLDAETLEDTESPSVTSQAVVSPSTEDADRRIIVYQTTSLQLMRVDNKGTSHLVAQRTGEPEVSPDEKRVVYAKLPDSHLAGDAVRSSDLYVLNVNSGKSDRVTQGFDDSSPIWSPDGRVVLFQSSRRSGVPALWRVKENGKDLVQVTNKGAASQLSSAYIPNPAQGGTLEWDADRRIIVYTTTSLRAGEDGEVRVIAFDRNYDVASASSLGKGFAPEWTERGTVVYSRNEGGRVVTIEARVN, encoded by the coding sequence ATGGCTTCTTCGCTCGCGCTCGCCGCGTGCGGAGGCCTGGATGCGGAGACGCTCGAGGACACCGAGTCCCCGTCCGTGACGTCCCAGGCCGTGGTGTCTCCGTCCACCGAGGACGCGGACCGGCGCATCATCGTCTATCAAACGACCTCGCTTCAGCTCATGCGCGTGGACAACAAGGGCACCTCGCACCTGGTTGCGCAGCGCACCGGCGAGCCCGAGGTGTCCCCGGACGAAAAGCGCGTCGTGTACGCGAAGCTGCCGGACTCGCACCTCGCGGGCGACGCGGTGCGGAGCTCGGACCTCTATGTGCTCAACGTGAACTCGGGCAAGTCGGACCGGGTGACGCAGGGCTTCGATGACAGCTCGCCCATCTGGTCTCCGGATGGGCGCGTCGTGCTGTTCCAGTCCTCGCGGCGTTCGGGTGTGCCCGCGCTGTGGCGCGTGAAGGAGAACGGCAAGGACCTGGTGCAGGTGACGAACAAGGGCGCGGCGTCGCAGTTGAGCTCGGCGTACATCCCCAACCCGGCACAGGGCGGCACGCTGGAGTGGGACGCTGACCGCCGCATCATCGTCTACACGACGACCAGTCTGCGGGCGGGTGAGGACGGCGAGGTGCGCGTCATCGCCTTCGACCGGAACTACGACGTGGCGTCCGCCTCCAGCCTGGGCAAGGGCTTCGCGCCGGAGTGGACCGAGCGTGGCACCGTTGTCTACTCGCGCAACGAAGGTGGCCGGGTCGTCACCATCGAAGCGCGCGTGAACTGA
- a CDS encoding SDR family oxidoreductase, whose product MRYVITGASRGIGFEFVQQLLLRGDTVEAGVRSSEGARRLESLKHTAGNRLRIHELDVGDDASVRAFATNVCLSPVDVLINNAGVSGLWCALNDVDFADMARTFSVNALGPLRVTNAILPALRQGALRRVAHVTSRMGSLAANTDGGAYAYRVSKAALNMAVRTMSMDLRAEGVVTVLLHPGWVRTDMGGPDATLPATDSVRGMLRVIDGLNPEHSGRFFDYQGAEVPW is encoded by the coding sequence ATGCGCTACGTCATCACCGGAGCGAGCAGGGGGATTGGTTTCGAATTCGTCCAGCAGCTCCTGCTGCGGGGCGATACCGTCGAAGCCGGAGTCAGGTCGTCGGAGGGTGCCCGGCGGCTGGAGTCCTTGAAACACACCGCGGGCAACCGCTTGCGCATCCATGAACTGGACGTGGGCGACGACGCCAGCGTGCGCGCGTTCGCCACCAACGTGTGTCTCAGTCCCGTGGACGTGCTCATCAACAACGCCGGCGTCTCTGGCTTGTGGTGCGCGCTGAACGACGTGGACTTCGCGGACATGGCCCGTACCTTCTCCGTCAACGCGCTGGGCCCGCTGCGGGTCACCAACGCCATCCTGCCGGCCTTGCGGCAAGGTGCCTTGCGTCGGGTGGCGCACGTCACGTCGCGGATGGGCTCGCTCGCCGCGAACACGGATGGCGGCGCCTACGCGTACCGCGTGTCGAAGGCCGCGCTGAACATGGCGGTGCGCACCATGTCCATGGACCTGCGCGCCGAAGGGGTCGTCACCGTGCTGCTTCACCCGGGTTGGGTGCGGACGGACATGGGCGGGCCGGACGCGACGCTGCCCGCGACCGACTCCGTGCGCGGCATGTTGCGCGTCATCGACGGGCTCAACCCGGAGCACAGTGGCCGCTTCTTCGACTACCAGGGCGCCGAGGTGCCCTGGTAG